The Corvus moneduloides isolate bCorMon1 chromosome 18, bCorMon1.pri, whole genome shotgun sequence genome window below encodes:
- the CHCHD10 gene encoding coiled-coil-helix-coiled-coil-helix domain-containing protein 10, mitochondrial isoform X2 encodes MARGGRSASRPAAAPVPARYGGLGTAGHAALCRPPQLPSLRSPAPAAPAPAAQPAQPGLMAQMASTAAGVAVGSAVGHVVGSAITGVFSGSSSEPAKAAAPAQEPRPVMQQSPYGPCHYEMKQFLECATNQRDLTLCEGFNEALKQCKYSNGVSSLL; translated from the exons ATGGCGCGGGGCGGGAGGAGCGCGTCCCGGCCCGCCGCGGCACCGGTGCCCGCCAGGTACGGGGGGCTCGGCACAGCGGGGCACGCTGCCCTGTGCCGCCCCCCACAACTGCCTTCTCTCCGCAGCCCGGCCCCAGCGGCCCCGGCACCCGCGGCGCAGCCGGCGCAGCCCGGGCTGATGGCGCAGATGGCGAGCACGGCGGCCGGCGTGGCCGTGGGCTCCGCCGTGGGACACGTCGTGGGCAGCGCCATCACCGGCGTCTTCAGCGGCAGCTCCTCCGAGCCGGCCAAGGCGGCGGCGCCCGCCCAG GAGCCCCGGCCCGTGATGCAGCAGTCGCCCTACGGACCCTGCCACTATGAGATGAAGCAGTTCCTGGAGTGTGCTACCAACCAGAGAGACCTGACCTTGTGCGAGGGCTTCAACGAGGCTCTGAAGCAGTGCAAGTACAGCAATG GTGTTTCTTCTCTCCTGTGA
- the CHCHD10 gene encoding coiled-coil-helix-coiled-coil-helix domain-containing protein 10, mitochondrial isoform X3 has translation MARGGRSASRPAAAPVPASPAPAAPAPAAQPAQPGLMAQMASTAAGVAVGSAVGHVVGSAITGVFSGSSSEPAKAAAPAQEPRPVMQQSPYGPCHYEMKQFLECATNQRDLTLCEGFNEALKQCKYSNGVSSLL, from the exons ATGGCGCGGGGCGGGAGGAGCGCGTCCCGGCCCGCCGCGGCACCGGTGCCCGCCAG CCCGGCCCCAGCGGCCCCGGCACCCGCGGCGCAGCCGGCGCAGCCCGGGCTGATGGCGCAGATGGCGAGCACGGCGGCCGGCGTGGCCGTGGGCTCCGCCGTGGGACACGTCGTGGGCAGCGCCATCACCGGCGTCTTCAGCGGCAGCTCCTCCGAGCCGGCCAAGGCGGCGGCGCCCGCCCAG GAGCCCCGGCCCGTGATGCAGCAGTCGCCCTACGGACCCTGCCACTATGAGATGAAGCAGTTCCTGGAGTGTGCTACCAACCAGAGAGACCTGACCTTGTGCGAGGGCTTCAACGAGGCTCTGAAGCAGTGCAAGTACAGCAATG GTGTTTCTTCTCTCCTGTGA
- the C18H22orf15 gene encoding LOW QUALITY PROTEIN: uncharacterized protein C22orf15 homolog (The sequence of the model RefSeq protein was modified relative to this genomic sequence to represent the inferred CDS: substituted 1 base at 1 genomic stop codon) — protein sequence MFPTVRFGAKCREMANLCCCVQTLTDHLKXKCQCRPEDCIDLVDKKGTLVNLTKVEDPASEFTSKYLQERQHYILIRAVQEENSEATCYESSLEDLGKHYPDLPGKSKTPTSPP from the exons ATGTTTCCCACCGTGAGATTTGGAG CCAAGTGCAGAGAGATGGCAAACCTGTGCTGCTGCGTCCAGACCCTCACAGATCACCTGAAGTAGAAGTGTCAGTGCAGGCCTGAAG ACTGCATCGATCTTGTGGACAAAAAGGGCACCCTGGTGAATCTGACCAAAGTGGAAGATCCTGCATCTGAATTCACCAGTAAATACCTACAGGAAAGGCAGCACTACATCCTCATAAGAGCTGTCCA AGAAGAAAACTCTGAAGCCACCTGCTACGAATCCTCACTAGAGGACCTGGGGAAACACTACCCTGACCTACCAGGTAAGAGCAAGACACCCACCTCACCTCCATAA